In a genomic window of Ipomoea triloba cultivar NCNSP0323 chromosome 3, ASM357664v1:
- the LOC116012530 gene encoding probable transcription factor At5g28040 encodes MVQPCPLFIAMDMDIHSNPTQTLKSSASKLPIKRKTPPNSFTSSAPDSPPDAVVHGGCNGQETAPPPFKFHRIWTESDEIRFLQGLLDCGAESLAFPRDLNVFYTRFSSTMSQPYTKSQLSEKLRRLRKKFRVISARLAKGHDSSLLSPHDRALHDISKRLWHPDFAAKSPFCYNGTGEAPKKSGLVGVAVSFMPSLPSILASNHSAIEDTIKTNDEIGLDGDVKLREVNVELDDDGIVVEKMENLSGVGAKVVVDVFDECLRELRKDVVGEKSSLDGCFKQGNVDESFEERWRKQRVAELDVFSKRMRFQCAIPICEEQIIS; translated from the exons ATGGTTCAACCCTGCCCACTTTTCATAGCCATGGATATGGACATCCACTCCAACCCGACCCAAACCCTTAAATCCTCAGCTTCAAAGCTCCCCATCAAACGCAAAACGCCACCAAACTCTTTCACATCATCTGCCCCCGATTCTCCCCCTGACGCCGTCGTGCACGGCGGATGTAATGGCCAAGAAACCGCCCCTCCGCCCTTCAAGTTTCATCGGATATGGACCGAATCCGACGAGATCCGGTTCCTCCAGGGCCTTCTCGATTGCGGCGCCGAGAGCCTCGCATTTCCGCGGGACCTCAACGTTTTCTACACTCGATTCTCCAGCACTATGTCGCAGCCGTACACCAAGTCCCAGCTCTCCGAGAAGCTCCGCCGTCTCCGTAAGAAGTTCCGGGTAATCTCCGCTCGCCTGGCCAAGGGCCATGATTCGTCACTCCTCTCCCCCCATGATCGCGCTCTCCACGATATCTCCAAGCGCCTCTGGCACCCGGATTTCGCCGCCAAATCGCCGTTCTGTTATAACGGCACCGGCGAGGCGCCGAAAAAATCGGGCTTGGTCGGAGTGGCAGTTAGCTTCATGCCTTCATTGCCATCAATTTTGGCCTCCAATCACTCTGCAATTGAGGATACTATAAAAACTAATGATGAGATTGGGTTGGATGGAGATGTGAAGTTGAGAGAGGTGAATGTGGAGTTGGATGATGATGGGATAGTGGtcgaaaaaatggagaatttgaGTGGGGTTGGGGCAAAAGTGGTAGTGGATGTGTTTGATGAGTGTCTGAGAGAGCTTAGGAAGGATGTTGTGGGAGAAAAATCGAGTCTTGATGGCTGTTTTAAACAGGGGAATGTGGATGAGAGCTTTGAGGAGCGATGGCGGAAACAAAGGGTTGCAGAATTGGATGTTTTCTCGAAACGAATGAG GTTTCAGTGTGCAATTCCAATATGTGAAGAACAAATCATAAGTTAA